In Candidatus Zixiibacteriota bacterium, a single genomic region encodes these proteins:
- a CDS encoding TetR/AcrR family transcriptional regulator, which yields MKQSPKLPAEKRRAQLIRAAGNVFAHKGYAGATTEDISRLAGVTKGALYFHFKSKEDIFLEVLKEKTDSYLKKIVHCLETETNIEKMMEYIIRVNFEMTEKQRYFAIEFWQQAIKVPKVTDYVGRMHREIIGRLARFVEKNSRLEHEDALNMVWLLHALGDGVLIQKYCYCGKVSPKIMINQMVEMSKLYLREKRL from the coding sequence TTGAAACAGAGTCCCAAACTCCCCGCCGAAAAAAGACGGGCTCAGCTCATCAGAGCGGCCGGGAATGTCTTTGCTCACAAGGGGTACGCCGGCGCCACCACCGAGGATATTTCCCGGCTGGCGGGCGTGACCAAAGGGGCGCTTTATTTCCATTTCAAGAGCAAAGAGGATATTTTTCTGGAGGTTCTTAAAGAAAAGACGGATAGCTACTTGAAGAAAATCGTCCATTGTCTGGAGACGGAGACCAATATCGAAAAAATGATGGAATATATCATTCGAGTGAATTTTGAAATGACCGAGAAACAGCGATATTTCGCTATTGAGTTCTGGCAGCAGGCGATCAAAGTCCCGAAGGTGACCGATTATGTCGGCCGCATGCATCGTGAGATCATTGGACGCCTAGCCCGTTTTGTAGAAAAAAACAGCCGGTTAGAGCATGAGGACGCGCTGAATATGGTCTGGCTTTTACACGCCCTGGGAGATGGCGTCCTGATTCAAAAATATTGTTACTGTGGAAAAGTCAGTCCAAAAATTATGATCAATCAAATGGTAGAAATGAGTAAACTCTATCTTAGAGAAAAAAGACTTTAG